The following are from one region of the Ignavibacteriales bacterium genome:
- the hrpB gene encoding ATP-dependent helicase HrpB has product MQELNRTYPIDDVLPRLLETFQHTHNIVLSAPTGAGKTTHVPISLLASEWMAGKKLIMLEPRRLAARRAAEYMAAQVGESVGQTVGYRIRGEAIISKNTRIEVVTEGILTRLLQHEPDLPNVALIIFDEFHERSIHADLGLALTLDVQEHLRNDVRVLVMSATLDGIAVAKLIGNARIVESAGFLYPVTTNYARFPSDKQIETRMVDTIIRALSEHEGDVLAFLPGRREIRRVENSLWEKHVPNDVLVHSLFGDASYQQQSAALSPAPVGKRKVILSTSVAETSLTIDGVCMVIDSGLARTARFDVRRGMSGLVTVPVSKAVADQRRGRAGRQQPGVCFRLWTETEHAQLPEYPQPEIKTADLAPLALDFVLWGTSNGENLRFLDPPPPPHLLQAQSLLKDLGAVDGGGKLTKHGRSMAELPLHPRFSHMILRGKELGSGSLACDIAALLEERDIFSGKKDADIDLVSRLHILHEKQKTNEESLARVLSQSRRLKLLTNIQQSKEKMEDVIGILLALAYPERIACRRDIKNNRYQMASGTTAVLPNGSLLAREEFLAIGEVDGIGTEVRVYLAAPLAKKDLQNIFADDIIEEEEIRWSVSDDMVIARNVSRLGAIIISEQHIKPHGEKVSAAMVDGVRQLGLECLPWGKETRSLQQRSEWLRKNLDQIDLPDISNAMLFKTLEDWLAPFLDAIWRRDQLQKLSLMDILHARFTFTQWQELERLAPTHLNLPSGSRIALDYSSEQPVLAVRLQELFGQSDTPKICDGKINVLVHLLSPAHRPLAVTQDLHSFWTNTYPEIRTQMRARYPRHVWPDDPLTAKPTNKTVRRKK; this is encoded by the coding sequence ATGCAGGAACTCAACCGCACATATCCTATCGACGACGTCTTACCGCGATTATTAGAAACATTTCAGCATACACATAACATCGTTCTTTCCGCACCGACAGGCGCTGGAAAAACCACGCACGTTCCGATTTCTCTGCTTGCTTCAGAATGGATGGCTGGGAAGAAACTGATTATGCTCGAACCTCGTCGCCTTGCCGCGCGCCGTGCCGCAGAATATATGGCAGCCCAGGTTGGCGAATCGGTCGGTCAGACTGTTGGGTATCGCATTCGCGGTGAAGCGATCATAAGCAAGAACACGCGCATTGAAGTAGTGACGGAAGGAATTCTTACACGGCTTCTTCAACATGAACCTGATTTACCGAATGTTGCCCTCATTATCTTTGATGAATTCCACGAACGCAGCATTCATGCCGATCTTGGACTTGCACTGACTCTTGATGTGCAGGAACATTTGCGGAATGATGTACGCGTGCTTGTCATGTCCGCGACACTCGATGGTATTGCGGTGGCAAAACTCATTGGCAATGCACGGATTGTCGAAAGCGCCGGCTTTCTTTATCCTGTTACTACAAATTACGCTCGCTTTCCTTCCGATAAACAAATTGAAACTCGAATGGTTGATACCATCATACGAGCACTTTCAGAACATGAAGGCGACGTGCTTGCATTTCTTCCCGGACGACGAGAAATTCGCCGCGTAGAAAATTCCTTATGGGAAAAACATGTACCGAATGATGTACTTGTGCATTCGCTCTTCGGCGATGCATCGTACCAACAGCAATCTGCAGCGCTGTCTCCGGCACCGGTTGGCAAACGCAAAGTCATTCTCTCCACAAGTGTCGCAGAAACGAGCTTAACCATCGATGGCGTGTGTATGGTGATCGATTCCGGATTGGCGCGCACAGCACGCTTTGATGTACGGCGCGGAATGTCCGGACTCGTAACAGTTCCCGTTTCCAAAGCTGTCGCAGATCAGCGGCGCGGACGCGCAGGTCGCCAACAACCCGGTGTGTGCTTTCGTTTGTGGACTGAGACAGAACATGCGCAGCTTCCAGAGTATCCTCAACCGGAGATCAAAACTGCTGATCTCGCACCTCTTGCACTTGATTTTGTATTGTGGGGTACATCAAATGGCGAGAATTTACGATTCCTTGATCCACCTCCACCGCCACATCTGCTTCAAGCTCAATCATTACTGAAAGATCTTGGTGCCGTAGATGGCGGGGGAAAACTCACGAAGCACGGGCGTTCAATGGCAGAACTCCCTCTTCATCCGCGCTTTTCACACATGATTCTACGAGGGAAAGAATTAGGGTCGGGATCGTTAGCCTGTGACATTGCAGCACTCCTCGAAGAACGTGATATTTTTTCCGGGAAAAAGGATGCAGATATTGATCTTGTTTCTCGTTTGCACATCCTGCATGAAAAACAAAAAACCAATGAAGAATCTCTTGCACGAGTTCTTTCACAATCGAGACGATTAAAGCTGCTCACAAATATCCAGCAATCAAAAGAGAAGATGGAAGATGTAATAGGAATTCTTCTTGCACTCGCTTATCCTGAACGAATCGCCTGCAGGCGTGATATAAAAAACAATCGATATCAAATGGCAAGCGGTACAACGGCTGTTTTACCAAACGGGAGTCTTCTTGCGCGGGAAGAATTTCTTGCTATTGGCGAAGTTGACGGCATTGGTACAGAGGTTCGTGTCTATCTTGCCGCACCGCTCGCCAAGAAAGATTTACAGAATATTTTCGCTGATGATATAATAGAGGAAGAAGAAATTCGCTGGAGTGTAAGTGATGATATGGTGATTGCACGAAATGTCTCGCGGCTCGGTGCTATCATTATTTCTGAACAACACATCAAACCACATGGAGAGAAAGTAAGCGCTGCAATGGTTGATGGTGTACGACAGTTGGGATTAGAATGTCTACCGTGGGGTAAAGAAACGCGTTCGCTTCAACAACGCAGTGAATGGCTGCGAAAGAACCTCGATCAAATTGATTTACCGGATATCAGCAATGCAATGTTGTTTAAAACATTGGAAGATTGGCTCGCTCCATTCCTTGATGCGATATGGCGCCGTGATCAACTTCAGAAATTATCGTTGATGGATATTCTCCATGCACGGTTCACGTTTACGCAATGGCAGGAGCTCGAACGGCTTGCACCTACGCATTTGAATTTACCAAGTGGATCGCGCATAGCATTGGATTACTCCAGCGAGCAGCCGGTGCTTGCTGTGCGTTTGCAAGAATTGTTCGGACAATCTGACACGCCAAAAATTTGCGATGGTAAGATAAATGTACTCGTGCATTTGCTTTCACCTGCGCATCGCCCGCTCGCGGTCACACAGGATTTACACAGCTTCTGGACAAACACTTATCCCGAAATCCGTACACAAATGCGCGCGCGTTATCCCAGGCACGTCTGGCCGGACGATCCCCTGACAGCAAAGCCGACGAACAAAACAGTGAGAAGGAAAAAGTAA
- the priA gene encoding primosomal protein N', which produces MQSFLVDIALHIPLDRTFTYLVSPELQSSVAIGKRVMVPFGNKHLTGIIVGLPASTTVPGLKPINDVLDVKPTFSPELLALTKWIAEYYLAPWGEVLRAATPQGFSRESKTMVHLLSQNVETLLQATKKSAPRQNAILQALKSGETLSLSQLQTKARAKSLHAVVNEMQQRGWISVEEVIEKQKAKPKSERIVSFTADGMKVLSDEIRKAIFSSKQLLLLEALQKELLPEINAIGLNFFLKKSNASLSSLKTLVKNNILQISEREVFRRSEYEPDSPPPDIILNVNQQHALNEIMNATTAGKFRAFLLHGITGSGKTQVYIDAIRRVMALGKTAIVLVPEISLTPQTVRRFKAHFGNDVAVMHSQMSMGERYDAWRMAHQNKVKIVIGPRSAIFAPLENIGLIVVDEEHDGSYKQFDTTPRYNARDVAVVRASHINAVVVLGSATPSAESFANALHEKYSLLELPYRVDNAQLPTIDIVDMAKERRAVYDDLKAEIKKSGREFPKRLPYSSVSRLLQSQISNRLEKKEGIILLQNRRGFSHVMECFDCGFVEKCDNCEVSLTFHTTKKHLRCHYCGFVKKPPTVCPKCGSIELRMHAFGTQQVQEELQALFPKAVILRMDRDTTSRKGAHDKILQQFGTGKADILLGTQMVAKGLDFPRVTLVGVISADTQMLLPDFRASESTFQLLTQVSGRAGRSNLAGEVVIQTLQPDHYSLKHVVTHNFHGFYQEELEYRRELDYPPFSRIVLLEFSGERENEVQHHAKKFTEYLASHNQQKRFIILGPADAAIPKIKNVFRKHVVIKDLKENDPSGTYLRSALLKTKAQFDASPLAANKKIKMIIDVDPQGMM; this is translated from the coding sequence TTGCAATCATTCTTAGTCGATATTGCCCTGCATATCCCGCTCGACCGTACATTTACCTATCTTGTTTCCCCGGAGCTTCAATCTTCTGTTGCCATCGGTAAACGCGTGATGGTTCCGTTCGGCAATAAACATCTTACGGGTATCATCGTTGGATTGCCTGCGTCGACAACCGTTCCCGGCCTGAAGCCAATCAATGATGTTCTTGATGTGAAACCGACTTTTTCACCGGAACTTCTCGCGCTGACAAAATGGATTGCGGAATATTATTTGGCACCATGGGGCGAAGTGCTCAGAGCCGCAACACCGCAGGGATTTTCGCGGGAAAGCAAAACGATGGTTCATCTTCTATCGCAAAATGTCGAAACACTTTTACAAGCAACAAAAAAATCTGCGCCGCGGCAAAACGCAATTTTACAAGCGTTAAAAAGCGGCGAAACACTTTCCTTGTCCCAGCTTCAGACAAAAGCACGTGCAAAAAGTCTTCACGCTGTCGTCAACGAAATGCAGCAGCGCGGGTGGATTTCTGTGGAAGAAGTAATAGAAAAGCAGAAAGCAAAACCGAAGAGTGAACGGATTGTCAGTTTTACAGCTGACGGCATGAAGGTGCTTTCGGATGAAATACGCAAAGCAATTTTTTCTTCGAAGCAGCTCCTTCTCCTTGAAGCGCTTCAGAAAGAACTACTACCTGAAATCAACGCAATCGGTCTCAATTTCTTCTTAAAAAAAAGCAATGCATCGCTTTCTTCTCTTAAGACATTAGTAAAGAACAACATCTTGCAGATTTCTGAGCGCGAAGTATTCCGCCGCTCAGAGTATGAACCGGACAGTCCACCGCCGGATATTATACTCAATGTGAACCAGCAGCATGCACTCAACGAGATCATGAACGCGACAACGGCAGGCAAGTTTCGCGCATTCCTTTTACACGGCATCACCGGCAGCGGTAAAACGCAAGTGTATATCGATGCCATTCGCCGTGTGATGGCGCTCGGTAAGACGGCCATCGTGCTGGTACCGGAGATTTCTCTCACACCCCAGACAGTGCGGCGATTCAAAGCACACTTTGGAAACGATGTTGCGGTTATGCATAGTCAAATGTCGATGGGTGAACGATATGATGCATGGCGGATGGCACATCAAAACAAAGTAAAAATAGTCATTGGGCCCCGATCGGCAATTTTTGCACCGTTAGAGAACATTGGACTTATTGTCGTGGATGAAGAACACGACGGCTCGTACAAACAATTCGATACCACACCACGCTACAATGCCCGCGATGTTGCAGTGGTCCGCGCTTCGCATATCAATGCGGTCGTCGTGCTTGGTTCCGCAACACCATCAGCAGAGAGTTTCGCGAATGCGCTTCATGAAAAATATTCGTTGCTTGAACTTCCATACCGCGTTGATAACGCCCAGCTTCCCACTATCGATATTGTTGATATGGCGAAAGAACGACGCGCCGTCTATGACGATCTCAAAGCAGAAATCAAAAAAAGCGGAAGAGAATTTCCTAAACGACTTCCATACTCCTCTGTCTCACGGTTATTGCAATCTCAAATCTCCAATCGTTTGGAAAAAAAAGAAGGAATCATTCTACTTCAAAACCGTCGCGGCTTTTCGCACGTGATGGAATGTTTCGACTGCGGATTCGTTGAAAAGTGCGACAACTGCGAAGTATCGCTCACGTTTCACACTACGAAAAAACATCTTCGCTGTCACTACTGCGGCTTTGTCAAGAAACCTCCAACTGTTTGCCCAAAATGCGGGAGTATTGAACTACGGATGCACGCTTTCGGTACCCAGCAAGTACAAGAGGAATTGCAAGCGCTTTTCCCGAAGGCGGTCATTCTTCGGATGGACCGCGACACCACGAGCCGCAAAGGTGCGCACGATAAAATATTGCAGCAGTTCGGAACCGGTAAAGCGGACATTCTCCTCGGCACACAAATGGTAGCAAAGGGATTGGACTTTCCGCGTGTAACACTGGTCGGCGTTATTTCTGCCGATACTCAGATGCTGCTGCCTGATTTTCGCGCGTCGGAATCTACATTCCAATTATTGACGCAGGTATCCGGGCGTGCCGGACGAAGCAACCTTGCCGGCGAGGTAGTTATTCAGACCTTGCAGCCGGATCATTACAGTTTGAAACATGTCGTTACGCACAACTTCCACGGATTTTATCAAGAGGAATTAGAATACCGGCGCGAACTAGATTATCCGCCGTTCTCCCGGATTGTCCTGCTAGAATTTTCCGGCGAGCGGGAGAACGAAGTTCAGCACCATGCGAAGAAATTCACCGAATACCTCGCTTCGCACAATCAACAGAAGCGGTTCATTATTCTTGGTCCTGCGGATGCTGCTATTCCAAAAATTAAAAACGTTTTCCGCAAACATGTTGTCATCAAAGATTTAAAAGAGAACGATCCTTCCGGTACGTACCTTCGCTCCGCGCTTCTAAAAACGAAAGCACAATTCGACGCATCGCCGCTTGCCGCCAACAAAAAAATCAAAATGATTATCGACGTGGACCCGCAAGGAATGATGTAG
- a CDS encoding 3-deoxy-D-manno-octulosonic acid transferase — translation MKKIWFSLYNIAFIPFFWTLIQIAAVFNTKIRRGVKGRKGLFEKIERDLLKLTSKQRVWFHSSSMGEFEQAKPIIAALRKKYRDINIIVTFFSPSGYDHSKNYKLADIITYIPFDTKANAHRFLDLLQPTAAVFVRYDVWPNHLWELNARGIPAFIANATMRTTSARFYPLLKNFHRLLYNNFTSILTVSAQDADAFALFRLTHPSVEAIGETRYDQVWQRSADAKKRHLIPPAILKGKNLFLAGSTWPEDEEVLIPSIKKVLQYDSNVLVILVPHEPTEDALEDVENKLGSKPRSIRFSNLNDYANERIIIVDSIGILMALYQYANVAYVGGSFRQGIHNVLEPAVYGIPVVFGPKHTNSQEAMELARRGGGFIVNDQQECYRTLRILLDDKKANTAAGKQALMLVEENIGATERFIQCLEKSL, via the coding sequence ATGAAAAAAATCTGGTTCAGTCTCTATAACATAGCCTTCATACCGTTCTTTTGGACTCTCATTCAAATTGCTGCAGTATTTAACACGAAAATCCGGCGGGGCGTGAAGGGACGAAAGGGGTTGTTTGAAAAAATTGAACGCGACCTGTTAAAACTCACATCGAAACAGAGAGTATGGTTCCATTCATCATCGATGGGAGAATTCGAACAGGCAAAACCTATCATCGCAGCACTGCGGAAGAAATACCGCGACATCAACATCATTGTCACATTCTTTTCACCATCCGGCTATGACCATTCAAAAAATTACAAACTTGCCGATATCATCACGTACATCCCTTTTGATACAAAAGCAAACGCACACCGTTTCCTCGATCTCCTGCAACCAACAGCAGCTGTGTTTGTACGGTATGATGTTTGGCCAAATCATTTATGGGAATTGAACGCGCGAGGAATTCCAGCATTCATTGCAAATGCCACCATGCGCACAACATCAGCACGATTCTATCCACTACTGAAAAATTTCCATCGTTTGTTATACAATAATTTCACGTCCATTCTTACTGTCTCCGCTCAAGATGCTGACGCCTTCGCTCTCTTCAGATTGACTCATCCATCGGTCGAAGCTATCGGTGAGACTCGGTACGATCAGGTTTGGCAGCGCAGTGCCGATGCAAAGAAGAGGCATCTCATTCCGCCTGCCATTCTCAAAGGGAAAAACCTTTTCCTTGCCGGCAGCACGTGGCCGGAGGATGAGGAGGTTCTTATTCCCTCAATCAAAAAAGTTCTTCAGTATGATTCAAACGTGCTGGTGATTCTCGTGCCGCACGAACCTACAGAAGATGCACTGGAAGATGTTGAAAATAAACTTGGTTCAAAACCACGCTCGATCCGCTTTTCCAATCTCAATGACTATGCCAATGAACGCATCATCATTGTCGATAGTATTGGCATTTTGATGGCGCTGTATCAATACGCAAATGTAGCGTATGTCGGTGGAAGTTTCCGGCAAGGCATCCACAACGTACTGGAGCCGGCAGTGTACGGCATTCCTGTCGTCTTTGGACCAAAGCATACAAATTCGCAAGAAGCAATGGAACTCGCTCGGCGCGGAGGCGGTTTTATTGTGAACGATCAGCAGGAATGTTATCGCACGCTTCGTATATTGCTTGACGATAAAAAGGCAAATACTGCCGCTGGAAAACAAGCGCTGATGTTGGTGGAAGAAAATATCGGCGCCACAGAACGATTCATCCAATGCTTGGAAAAAAGCCTGTAA
- a CDS encoding Abi family protein: protein MKFDKPPITIEQQANLLLSRGLIADKEVLMNRLTVVNYYRLSTYLYPFRLPDQRYKEGTTLDLIWRHYTFDRQLRLLTMDAIERVEVSVRTKLAYHLSHSYGAFAYTNQKNLPDLSVDVHQKWVAELKEEIDKSKEPFIIHFIQKYGDTHPMPPLWMAIEVMSFGKTLTMFRGVDYKMKQKISAYYNVSDEIFFSWLIALNSVRNICAHHGRLIDRVLGPQPKIPRGQKYPEWHSPVEITRERIFSILTILQYVLQFDAPTSRWKERLKNLFSSYSDVSLRIMGFPTNWEESPLWKRK from the coding sequence ATGAAATTCGATAAACCACCAATCACTATCGAACAACAGGCTAATCTCCTCCTTTCCCGAGGACTCATTGCTGATAAAGAAGTTCTTATGAATCGTCTTACGGTCGTTAATTATTACCGACTCAGTACGTATCTCTATCCTTTTCGATTGCCAGATCAACGGTACAAAGAAGGAACAACTCTTGATCTTATTTGGAGACACTATACTTTTGACAGGCAATTACGACTTCTTACGATGGATGCAATTGAGAGAGTTGAAGTTTCTGTACGCACGAAATTAGCCTATCATCTCTCGCACTCCTATGGGGCATTTGCTTACACTAATCAGAAAAACCTTCCTGACTTATCCGTTGACGTTCATCAAAAATGGGTTGCTGAATTAAAGGAAGAAATTGACAAAAGTAAAGAACCGTTCATCATTCATTTTATTCAAAAATATGGTGACACACATCCGATGCCGCCCTTATGGATGGCCATTGAAGTGATGAGTTTTGGAAAAACATTAACGATGTTTCGCGGTGTCGATTATAAAATGAAACAAAAAATATCAGCTTACTACAATGTTAGTGATGAAATATTTTTTTCCTGGCTGATCGCGCTTAATAGTGTACGAAATATTTGCGCACATCATGGCCGCCTGATAGACCGTGTATTAGGACCTCAACCAAAGATACCACGTGGTCAAAAATATCCTGAATGGCACTCACCGGTTGAAATAACAAGAGAAAGAATATTTAGCATCTTAACAATTCTTCAATATGTTCTTCAGTTTGATGCACCGACGAGCCGATGGAAGGAAAGGCTTAAAAATTTATTTTCGAGTTATTCCGATGTTTCTTTGCGAATAATGGGTTTTCCGACGAACTGGGAAGAAAGCCCATTATGGAAGAGAAAGTAG
- the larC gene encoding nickel pincer cofactor biosynthesis protein LarC, whose protein sequence is MKIAYFDTIAGISGDMTLGALISAGVSFDELNTELQALGIGGFELQARHIERNGMVATKVDVVISEQPHYHRHLKDIEELIDNSSLTKNVKERSKKIFREVAIAESKVHNTPMEKVHFHEVGAIDSLVDIVGVSICLEKLGIQAVYSSPVKVGNGGMVKSQHGALPVPTPATMEILKDYPILLTDIPFELTTPTGAAIIKALSVGILTIEQIQVSAIGYGAGGREIEQLPNLLRVFIGHLEPNYIADEIVSIETNIDNMNPEIYPYVIEKLMSAGANDAYLIPILMKKGRPGIILSALVERAKIDRILEIFFRETTTLGVRIQPIERKKLPRGTKQVQTHFGIVSAKVIIVDGKEQLRVEFEECKRIAAEKNMPLGEVYRKLEKELGS, encoded by the coding sequence ATGAAAATTGCTTATTTCGATACTATTGCCGGCATCAGCGGAGACATGACGTTAGGTGCCCTCATCAGTGCTGGTGTTTCGTTCGACGAATTGAACACAGAACTCCAAGCACTTGGCATCGGCGGATTTGAACTGCAAGCGCGGCATATTGAACGCAACGGGATGGTCGCTACAAAAGTGGATGTCGTTATATCAGAGCAGCCGCATTACCATCGGCATCTGAAAGACATCGAAGAACTAATCGATAACAGTTCTCTCACTAAAAATGTCAAAGAGCGATCAAAGAAGATTTTCAGAGAAGTGGCAATTGCCGAATCAAAAGTTCACAATACCCCTATGGAGAAAGTACACTTTCATGAAGTCGGTGCTATTGACTCTTTGGTTGATATCGTTGGTGTTTCGATTTGCTTAGAAAAATTGGGTATTCAAGCTGTCTATTCATCGCCGGTAAAAGTTGGCAATGGCGGCATGGTAAAATCCCAGCACGGCGCTCTTCCAGTGCCGACACCGGCAACGATGGAAATCTTAAAAGACTATCCTATTCTGCTGACCGATATTCCTTTTGAATTGACGACGCCTACGGGGGCAGCCATCATCAAAGCGCTTTCAGTAGGCATATTAACGATAGAACAAATTCAGGTATCTGCAATCGGGTACGGCGCGGGCGGACGTGAAATTGAACAACTTCCGAATTTACTTCGCGTGTTCATCGGTCATCTAGAACCGAATTATATCGCCGATGAAATTGTTAGCATCGAAACGAATATTGACAACATGAATCCTGAAATTTATCCATACGTTATCGAAAAGCTTATGTCTGCCGGTGCAAACGATGCGTATTTAATACCGATCTTGATGAAGAAAGGCCGCCCTGGTATTATCCTTTCAGCGCTTGTTGAACGCGCAAAAATTGATCGGATTCTTGAGATCTTTTTTCGCGAGACAACGACACTCGGCGTGCGCATTCAACCGATCGAGCGTAAAAAACTTCCACGCGGTACAAAGCAGGTGCAGACGCATTTCGGTATTGTTTCCGCTAAGGTTATTATCGTAGACGGCAAGGAACAGCTGCGGGTAGAATTTGAAGAATGCAAACGCATCGCCGCAGAAAAGAATATGCCGCTGGGCGAAGTGTATCGAAAATTGGAAAAGGAACTTGGCAGTTAA
- a CDS encoding ABC-F family ATP-binding cassette domain-containing protein, translating to MSKTISPAILAAQNLAVQYGSQVVLKNATLNIHQTDRIGLIGNNGSGKSTLLKIIAGEMEPDSGSISRRRDIIIGYLPQNFQLDPTKSVYENIVEGAHDVIDILREYESLPPTSEKRHVLEEQILHRDGWNLENRIETAMHSLNVPVKQRAIDTLSGGEKRRVALCKAIISRPDFLILDEPTNHLDTQSIEWIEEYLENYSGACLFVTHDRYFLDSIANRIVELVNGECYSHDGNYDDFLIDKAEREMQLETEEKKRASFLRRELAWVRRGARARRTKAKSRLNAYFEAVDQKGPDVEAEVELIIPPAPGLGATILNLKQIGMELGGKKLFEGLDFNFDRKRKLGIIGRNGLGKTTLLRIILGELNAATGSVVVGERTVFNYIDQSRVALNDENTVVQELGEGREWILFGGEQMKVWTYLRRFLFADDRMNTKVEKLSGGERSRLLLAKVLKNGGNFLILDEPTNDLDLATLRILEEALAAFDGCVIAVSHDRYFLNRVCNGILAFEGDGNVHFSEGDYSYYLEKRTIREAEASAHSIKSDLPEKQEVRQKTQTNKLKWKEAKELEKIESDIMHAESEVSRIEAIFASPDFYEKRGEQTVQLTEELTAAKILLERLYRRWHELEEIKAGNRE from the coding sequence ATGTCTAAAACTATCAGTCCCGCCATACTTGCCGCACAAAACTTAGCCGTTCAGTATGGATCGCAGGTTGTGCTCAAGAATGCAACGTTGAACATTCACCAGACAGACCGGATTGGGCTGATCGGCAATAATGGTTCAGGCAAATCGACACTGCTTAAAATAATTGCCGGCGAGATGGAGCCGGACTCAGGATCGATCTCGCGGCGCAGGGATATTATTATCGGGTACCTTCCGCAGAATTTTCAACTTGATCCCACGAAATCTGTGTACGAAAATATTGTCGAAGGTGCGCACGATGTTATTGATATTCTGAGAGAATACGAAAGCCTGCCGCCGACTTCCGAGAAACGCCACGTGCTGGAAGAGCAAATCCTGCATCGTGACGGATGGAATCTTGAAAATAGAATTGAAACAGCGATGCATTCGCTCAATGTACCGGTCAAGCAGCGCGCAATTGATACGCTCTCTGGAGGGGAAAAGAGACGTGTTGCATTGTGTAAAGCAATCATCTCGCGCCCCGATTTCCTTATTCTTGATGAACCAACGAATCATCTCGACACACAATCGATTGAATGGATAGAAGAATATCTTGAGAATTATTCCGGCGCATGTCTCTTCGTTACGCACGACAGATATTTCTTAGATTCGATTGCAAATAGAATTGTCGAACTTGTCAACGGCGAGTGTTATTCCCACGATGGCAATTATGATGACTTTTTGATAGACAAAGCAGAGCGGGAAATGCAATTAGAAACTGAAGAGAAAAAGCGGGCCAGCTTTTTGCGCCGGGAACTCGCATGGGTTCGCCGCGGAGCGAGGGCTCGAAGAACTAAAGCAAAGAGCCGGCTCAATGCATATTTTGAAGCTGTAGATCAAAAAGGACCGGATGTTGAAGCAGAAGTGGAGTTGATTATTCCCCCAGCGCCGGGACTCGGTGCGACAATCTTAAATTTGAAACAGATAGGAATGGAATTAGGTGGAAAGAAATTGTTTGAAGGGCTTGATTTCAATTTTGACAGGAAACGGAAATTAGGAATCATCGGACGGAACGGCCTTGGTAAAACAACATTGTTGAGAATTATTTTAGGAGAACTCAACGCTGCCACAGGCAGCGTTGTTGTTGGCGAAAGAACGGTATTCAATTATATCGATCAATCGCGTGTGGCGCTGAACGATGAAAATACCGTAGTCCAGGAACTTGGTGAAGGACGTGAATGGATACTGTTTGGCGGCGAACAGATGAAAGTGTGGACATATTTGCGGCGGTTCCTTTTTGCCGATGACCGCATGAATACAAAAGTGGAAAAACTTTCCGGCGGAGAACGCAGTCGGTTACTGCTTGCAAAGGTATTAAAGAATGGCGGAAATTTTTTAATTCTCGACGAACCGACAAACGATCTGGATCTTGCCACGCTCCGCATTCTAGAAGAAGCGCTCGCCGCATTTGATGGATGTGTTATTGCTGTCAGTCACGACAGGTATTTCTTGAACCGTGTCTGCAACGGCATCCTTGCGTTTGAAGGTGACGGAAACGTGCACTTCAGCGAAGGCGATTATAGCTATTATCTAGAAAAGCGGACTATAAGAGAGGCAGAAGCGTCGGCTCATTCTATAAAATCTGATCTGCCGGAAAAGCAAGAAGTGCGCCAAAAAACTCAAACAAATAAACTGAAATGGAAAGAAGCGAAGGAGCTTGAGAAGATTGAAAGTGATATTATGCATGCCGAATCGGAAGTCTCGCGGATCGAAGCGATATTTGCCTCTCCTGATTTCTACGAGAAACGCGGTGAGCAAACCGTTCAATTAACGGAAGAGCTTACAGCTGCGAAAATATTACTTGAGCGTCTTTATAGACGATGGCATGAGCTTGAAGAAATAAAAGCAGGGAACAGGGAATAA